One genomic region from Rosa rugosa chromosome 1, drRosRugo1.1, whole genome shotgun sequence encodes:
- the LOC133714572 gene encoding E3 ubiquitin-protein ligase RSL1-like translates to MVKREECQSPIETILNPNLIEPKEEDTIPTHVPYIDTPQEAVIIGDDPRWRRNHCACEANQVGDGEIRVSRAPKRLKTLDEIRVCKSKPSSSNNASAEVGSFVCEICVEPKSVLDSFGIKNCSHAYCSDCVVSYVSSKLQDNVTTIGCPVPDCRGSLEPEHCLSILPPELFLLWGKALCEAVFADSDDYCRIFYCPFKDCSAMLIEDGIEEVDLVRESECPHCWRLFCARCRVPWHADIDCEEFQELNKDERRKEDFMLIQLAKDKKWRRCPKCRFYVERSEGCKFMKCRCRTAFCYRCGRILSKNHGHFCPSCEA, encoded by the exons ATGGTGAAGAGAGAAGAGTGTCAATCTCCTATAGAAACCATCCTCAACCCTAATTTGATCGAACCCAAAGAGGAGGACACTATTCCCACCCATGTTCCCTATATTGACACCCCACAAGAAGCTGTGATAATCGGCGACGATCCTCGCTGGCGACGAAATCACTGTGCTTGTGAAGCAAACCAAGTTGGGGATGGAGAAATTAGGGTTTCTAGGGCACCCAAAAGGCTCAAAACTTTGgatgaaattagggtttgtaaATCCAAACCCTCCAGCAGTAATAATGCTAGTGCTGAAGTTGGTTCTTTTGTTTGCGAAATCTGCGTCGAGCCCAAGTCTGTTCTTGATTCATTTGGGATCAAAAACTGTAGCCATGCTTACTGTTCCGACTGTGTGGTCAGTTACGTGTCCTCCAAGCTTCAGGACAATGTCACCACCATTGGGTGCCCTGTTCCTGACTGCAGGGGATCCCTGGAGCCAGAGCACTGTCTTTCGATTCTCCCACCGGAGTTGTTTCTCCTGTGGGGGAAGGCCTTGTGTGAGGCTGTGTTTGCGGATTCAGATGACTATTGCAGGATCTTCTACTGCCCATTTAAGGATTGCTCGGCAATGTTGATTGAGGATGGGattgaagaggttgatcttgtGAGGGAATCGGAGTGCCCACACTGCTGGAGGTTGTTCTGTGCTCGGTGTAGGGTTCCGTGGCACGCGGATATCGATTGTGAGGAGTTTCAGGAGCTGAATAAGGATGAGAGGAGGAAAGAAGACTTCATGTTGATACAGCTTGCCAAGGATAAAAAGTGGAGAAGATGCCCCAAGTGTAGGTTCTATGTCGAACGATCGGAGGGTTGCAAGTTCATGAAGTGTAG GTGCAGAACAGCATTCTGCTACAGATGTGGGAGAATTTTAAGCAAGAATCATGGCCACTTTTGTCCCAGCTGTGAGGCTTGA
- the LOC133714565 gene encoding GDSL esterase/lipase 5-like, producing MASLQISLSGQLIIICVMMMMMSSCHGAFAATSVALFIFGDSTVDTGNNNYITTVPENQAHYKPYGQNGFFDHPTGRFSDGRVIVDYMAEYAKLPIIPPFLGPSADYTNGVNFASGGAGVLPETNQGSAIDLPTQLRYFEEVQKRLTKKLGEEKAKEVISEAVYFISIGSNDYMGGYLDNPKMQEQYNPEQYVGMVIGNLTQAIQVLYEKGGRKFGFLRLIPLGCLPAFRAVNLRATKGGRGCFEGASALALAHNDALNTVLANLGYVLKEFKYCTSNFYDWFQERIDHPYKYGFKDGINACCGSGPYGGSFTCGGTKEDKDYQLCSNADDYIWWDSFHPTERIHEQLAKALWNGPPSSVGPYNLEGLFFEKEKLTIGSIVDKPEEDQFQSF from the exons ATGGCTAGCCTGCAGATTTCTCTCTCGGGTCAGCTAATCATAATCtgtgtgatgatgatgatgatgagtagcTGCCATGGAGCATTTGCTGCTACTAGTGTTGCCTTGTTCATTTTCGGGGACTCGACTGTGGATACTGGCAACAACAACTACATCACCACCGTCCCGGAAAACCAAGCACATTACAAGCCCTACGGCCAGAATGGTTTCTTTGACCACCCCACCGGACGCTTCTCCGATGGTCGTGTCATTGTAGACTACATGG CGGAGTATGCAAAGCTGCCAATAATCCCTCCATTTTTGGGACCATCTGCTGACTACACAAATGGAGTCAACTTTGCATCGGGTGGAGCTGGTGTTCTTCCGGAAACCAATCAAGGATCC GCGATTGATCTTCCGACACAATTGAGATACTTTGAAGAGGTGCAAAAACGGTTGACAAAAAAATTgggagaagagaaagcaaaggAAGTGATATCAGAGGCAGTGTATTTCATTAGTATTGGAAGCAATGACTATATGGGCGGTTACTTAGATAATCCAAAAATGCAGGAACAATATAACCCTGAACAATATGTGGGGATGGTCATCGGAAACTTGACGCAGGCAATCCAG GTGCTGTATGAGAAAGGAGGTAGAAAATTTGGTTTTCTAAGATTGATTCCGCTTGGTTGCTTGCCTGCCTTTAGAGCTGTGAACCTCAGAGCCACGAAAGGAGGAAGGGGCTGTTTCGAAGGAGCTTCTGCCCTTGCACTAGCTCATAATGATGCGCTTAATACTGTGCTCGCAAACCTTGGATATGTTCTCAAAGAGTTCAAGTACTGCACCTCCAATTTCTATGACTGGTTCCAGGAAAGAATAGATCATCCTTACAAATATG GTTTCAAGGATGGAATCAATGCTTGTTGCGGAAGCGGACCATATGGAGGTTCGTTCACCTGTGGAGGCACAAAGGAGGATAAAGATTACCAGTTATGTAGCAATGCTGATGATTATATATGGTGGGACTCTTTCCATCCAACAGAGAGGATCCATGAGCAACTTGCAAAGGCTCTCTGGAATGGACCGCCTTCTTCTGTCGGGCCATACAACCTAGAAGGTCTCTTCTTTGAGAAGGAGAAGCTCACCATCGGCAGCATAGTTGATAAACCAGAAGAAGATCAGTTTCAGTCCTTCTAA
- the LOC133714585 gene encoding suppressor of mec-8 and unc-52 protein homolog 2-like isoform X1, which yields MKSSKKHYKDKVVRRKEEKAEQPELPKYRDRAKERRDDQNPDYEANELGSFHAVAPPGNVDLGAADVHKLSIEKSKYLGGDLEHTHLVKGLDYALLTKVRSEIDKKPDVGDEADAKSRASKEDQKVSFRTATAKSVYQWIVKPQTVIKTNEMFLPGRLSFIFNMEGGYTHDIPTTLHRSKADCPQPEEMATVSFDGAVLEKISASMSYLRVGSSGKAAKKKKKGKDAKVTGKILVGNGYAEEDKPSKPDIGVVKNETKREILPPPPPLPRKTHIDSQEKQGPTIARADEDDIFVGDGVDYAIPGKDLSQSPLSEDMEESPRTKEKVSYFDEPAYGPVQPYGLPNEWQETNGYDATTQQPMVGPYQGDWQEYQYAEQVAYPEQYLQPNIEGYDVQEGLIQDPRFMTQEEKDRGLGSVFKRDDQRLQQLREKDAREKDPNFISESYSECYPGYQEYNREVVDSDDEDDLSKMDMGGRAKGRLHRWDFETEEEWATYNEQKEAMPKAAFQFGVKMQDGRKTRKQNKDQKINNDLNRINKILARKKSEKDGDDDGGHYDEDVQPGKKLRV from the exons ATGAAGTCCTCAAAGAAACACTACAAGGATAAAGTCGTTCGCCGCAA AGAGGAGAAAGCAGAGCAACCGGAGTTGCCGAAATACAGAGACAGAGCTAAGGAGAGGAGAGATGATCAGAACCCTGATTACGAGGCCAATGAGTTGGGTTCTTTTCATGCCGTTGCGCCGCCGGGGAATGTTGATCTCGG ggcAGCTGATGTGCACAAGTTGTCAATCGAGAAGAGCAAGTATCTCGGAG GTGATCTGGAACACACGCATTTGGTGAAAGGATTGGATTATGCCTTACTTACCAAAGTAAGAAGTGAGATTGATAAGAAGCCAGATGTTGGAGATGAGGCTGATGCGAAATCTAG AGCATCTAAGGAAGACCAAAAAGTGTCATTTCGAACAGCAACTGCAAAG TCAGTCTATCAATGGATAGTTAAGCCCCAGACTGTTATCAAAACCAACGAGATGTTCCTGCCTGGTAGATTGTCATTTATTTTTAACATG GAGGGTGGATACACTCATGACATTCCTACGACCTTGCATAGGAGTAAAGCCGACTGTCCACAGCCTGAG GAAATGGCAACTGTCAGTTTTGATGGTGCTGTACTTGAAAAAATTTCTGCAAGTATGTCATATCTTCGTGTTGGATCTTCTGGGAAGGCtgccaagaagaaaaagaaggggaaAGATGCAAAAG TTACAGGAAAGATTTTAGTTGGTAATGGATATGCGGAAGAGGATAAGCCCTCTAAGCCTGATATTGGGGTTGTGAAGAATGAAACTAAAAGAGAGATTTTGCCCCCACCTCCACCTCTTCCCAGGAAAACTCATATAGATTCGCAAGAAAAACAAGGCCCAACTATTGCACGAGCAGATGAGGATGACATTTTTGTAGGTGATGGTGTTGACTATGCTATTCCTGGTAAAGATTTGAGCCAAAGCCCTCTCTCGGAGGACATGGAAGAGTCTCCCAGGACCAAAGAAAAAGTTTCTTATTTTGATGAACCAGCTTATGGTCCTGTCCAACCCTATGGGCTGCCTAATGAATGGCAAGAAACG AATGGATACGATGCGACCACACAACAACCAATGGTTGGCCCCTACCAAGGAGACTGGCAGGAATACCAATATGCTGAGCAAGTGGCTTATCCTGAACAGTACCTCCAGCCAAATATAGAGGGTTACGATGTGCAAGAAGGTCTAATACAAGATCCACGCTTTATGACTCAAGAAGAGAAGGATAGGGGTTTAGGCTCTGTGTTTAAGCGGGATGACCAAAGACTTCAACAATTGAGGGAGAAAGATGCTCGAGAAAAGGATCCCAACTTTATCTCAGAGAGTTATTCTGAATGTTACCCGGGCTATCAAGAATATAATCGTGAGGTTGTTGACAGCGATGATGAGGATGACTTGTCAAAAATGGACATGGGTGGACGA GCCAAGGGTCGTCTTCATCGGTGGGACTTCGAGACAGAAGAAGAATGGGCAACATACAATGAACAGAAGGAGGCTATGCCTAAGGCGGCATTCCAGTTTGGTGTGAAGATGCAAGATGGTAGAAAGACACGAAAGCAAAACAAGGACCAGAAGATCAATAATGATCTGAACAGGATCAACAAGATACTTGCTAGAAAGAAGTCAGAGAAGGAtggggatgatgatggtggCCATTACGATGAAGATGTACAGCCTGGCAAGAAACTTAGAGTTTAG
- the LOC133714585 gene encoding suppressor of mec-8 and unc-52 protein homolog 2-like isoform X2, whose product MKSSKKHYKDKVVRRKEEKAEQPELPKYRDRAKERRDDQNPDYEANELGSFHAVAPPGNVDLGAADVHKLSIEKSKYLGGDLEHTHLVKGLDYALLTKVRSEIDKKPDVGDEADAKSRASKEDQKVSFRTATAKSVYQWIVKPQTVIKTNEMFLPGRLSFIFNMEGGYTHDIPTTLHRSKADCPQPEEMATVSFDGAVLEKISASMSYLRVGSSGKAAKKKKKGKDAKGKILVGNGYAEEDKPSKPDIGVVKNETKREILPPPPPLPRKTHIDSQEKQGPTIARADEDDIFVGDGVDYAIPGKDLSQSPLSEDMEESPRTKEKVSYFDEPAYGPVQPYGLPNEWQETNGYDATTQQPMVGPYQGDWQEYQYAEQVAYPEQYLQPNIEGYDVQEGLIQDPRFMTQEEKDRGLGSVFKRDDQRLQQLREKDAREKDPNFISESYSECYPGYQEYNREVVDSDDEDDLSKMDMGGRAKGRLHRWDFETEEEWATYNEQKEAMPKAAFQFGVKMQDGRKTRKQNKDQKINNDLNRINKILARKKSEKDGDDDGGHYDEDVQPGKKLRV is encoded by the exons ATGAAGTCCTCAAAGAAACACTACAAGGATAAAGTCGTTCGCCGCAA AGAGGAGAAAGCAGAGCAACCGGAGTTGCCGAAATACAGAGACAGAGCTAAGGAGAGGAGAGATGATCAGAACCCTGATTACGAGGCCAATGAGTTGGGTTCTTTTCATGCCGTTGCGCCGCCGGGGAATGTTGATCTCGG ggcAGCTGATGTGCACAAGTTGTCAATCGAGAAGAGCAAGTATCTCGGAG GTGATCTGGAACACACGCATTTGGTGAAAGGATTGGATTATGCCTTACTTACCAAAGTAAGAAGTGAGATTGATAAGAAGCCAGATGTTGGAGATGAGGCTGATGCGAAATCTAG AGCATCTAAGGAAGACCAAAAAGTGTCATTTCGAACAGCAACTGCAAAG TCAGTCTATCAATGGATAGTTAAGCCCCAGACTGTTATCAAAACCAACGAGATGTTCCTGCCTGGTAGATTGTCATTTATTTTTAACATG GAGGGTGGATACACTCATGACATTCCTACGACCTTGCATAGGAGTAAAGCCGACTGTCCACAGCCTGAG GAAATGGCAACTGTCAGTTTTGATGGTGCTGTACTTGAAAAAATTTCTGCAAGTATGTCATATCTTCGTGTTGGATCTTCTGGGAAGGCtgccaagaagaaaaagaaggggaaAGATGCAAAAG GAAAGATTTTAGTTGGTAATGGATATGCGGAAGAGGATAAGCCCTCTAAGCCTGATATTGGGGTTGTGAAGAATGAAACTAAAAGAGAGATTTTGCCCCCACCTCCACCTCTTCCCAGGAAAACTCATATAGATTCGCAAGAAAAACAAGGCCCAACTATTGCACGAGCAGATGAGGATGACATTTTTGTAGGTGATGGTGTTGACTATGCTATTCCTGGTAAAGATTTGAGCCAAAGCCCTCTCTCGGAGGACATGGAAGAGTCTCCCAGGACCAAAGAAAAAGTTTCTTATTTTGATGAACCAGCTTATGGTCCTGTCCAACCCTATGGGCTGCCTAATGAATGGCAAGAAACG AATGGATACGATGCGACCACACAACAACCAATGGTTGGCCCCTACCAAGGAGACTGGCAGGAATACCAATATGCTGAGCAAGTGGCTTATCCTGAACAGTACCTCCAGCCAAATATAGAGGGTTACGATGTGCAAGAAGGTCTAATACAAGATCCACGCTTTATGACTCAAGAAGAGAAGGATAGGGGTTTAGGCTCTGTGTTTAAGCGGGATGACCAAAGACTTCAACAATTGAGGGAGAAAGATGCTCGAGAAAAGGATCCCAACTTTATCTCAGAGAGTTATTCTGAATGTTACCCGGGCTATCAAGAATATAATCGTGAGGTTGTTGACAGCGATGATGAGGATGACTTGTCAAAAATGGACATGGGTGGACGA GCCAAGGGTCGTCTTCATCGGTGGGACTTCGAGACAGAAGAAGAATGGGCAACATACAATGAACAGAAGGAGGCTATGCCTAAGGCGGCATTCCAGTTTGGTGTGAAGATGCAAGATGGTAGAAAGACACGAAAGCAAAACAAGGACCAGAAGATCAATAATGATCTGAACAGGATCAACAAGATACTTGCTAGAAAGAAGTCAGAGAAGGAtggggatgatgatggtggCCATTACGATGAAGATGTACAGCCTGGCAAGAAACTTAGAGTTTAG
- the LOC133714595 gene encoding uncharacterized protein LOC133714595, with protein MASFEGRVSFSSLPKIEKSNTQFHYADDDFIDAEWPVHEGGGGTTYPSVSKAEKQDYSYQFPPEFDSFGDDTGYDSSQEHCGSGEMDGPPEVNLKNVLTGMIAIVTGRNKVAPGETPEQQQPTSNVSFLGAEKNGDTYLHSSVYTPSAPPLFEPAAFNYSAYKEILEAEPPEWLPDSSSIVCMQCTSPFTALTRGRHHCRFCGGIFCRTCSKGRCLLPVKFRERNPQRVCDACYDRLDPLQGILINSISNAAQAAKHDVMDWTCTRGWLNLPVGFSMEQEIYKATNTLRSYSQVSRLNPERSIPLAVLKGAKGLAILTVAKAGALLSYKLGTGLVVSRRSDGSWSAPSAICSVGLGWGAQIGGELMDFIIVLPDIKAVKTFCSRMHFSLGAGCSAAAGPIGRVLEADMRAGDRGSGMCYTYSCSKGAFVGVSLEGNVVATRMDTNLQFYGDPYLTTNDILLGTVERPKAAEPLYGALQSLYSSLQS; from the exons ATGGCGAGTTTTGAGGGGAGGGTTTCGTTTTCGTCCCTTCCTAAGATAGAGAAAAGCAATACCCAATTCCACTATGCTGATGATGACTTCATCGACGCCGAATGGCCTGTGCACGAAGGCGGAGGCGGTACGACTTACCCATCAGTTTCCAAAGCTGAGAAGCAAGATTATTCGTATCAATTTCCCCCCGAATTCGACAGTTTTGGTGATGACACCGGATATGATTCTAGCCAGGAGCATTGTGGTTCTGGGGAGATGGATGGGCCGCCGGAGGTGAACTTGAAGAATGTGTTGACCGGGATGATTGCCATTGTGACTGGCCGGAACAAAGTTGCTCCCGGTGAAACACCTGAGCAGCAGCAACCCACTTCGAATGTTTCATTTCTCGGCGCAGAAAAGAATGGTGATACTTACTTGCATTCCTCGGTTTACACGCCCAGTGCCCCGCCCCTTTTTGAGCCGGCTGCCTTTAATTATAGTGCATACAAGGAAATTTTGGAGGCTGAACCCCCTGAATGGCTTCCTGACAGTTCGAGTATAGTTTGCATGCAGTGCACTTCTCCTTTCACTGCCTTAACTCGTGGGAGACATCATTGCCGATTCTGTGGGGGGATTTTCTGCAGAACATGTAGTAAAGGAAGGTGCTTGTTGCCTGTCAAGTTTAGGGAGAGGAATCCGCAGAGGGTCTGCGATGCCTGCTATGACAGGTTGGATCCTTTGCAGGGTATTCTTATTAACAGCATTAGCAATGCTGCACAAGCAGCAAAGCATGACGTCATGGATTGGACATGTACAAGAGGATGGTTAAATCTTCCTGTTGGTTTCTCCATGGAACAAGAGATATACAAAGCAACCAACACATTGAGAAGTTACTCCCAG GTTTCTAGGCTGAATCCGGAGAGGTCCATACCCTTGGCTGTTCTCAAAGGAGCCAAAGGCCTGGCAATCCTAACCGTTGCTAAAGCTGGTGCACTACTTTCTTACAAACTTGGTACTGGTTTGGTGGTTTCTCGAAGGTCAGATGGATCATGGTCTGCTCCATCAGCCATATGTTCTGTTGGCTTAGGATGGGGTGCACAG ATTGGGGGTGAGCTCATGGACTTCATCATTGTCCTTCCTGATATAAAAGCTGTGAAAACCTTTTGTAGTCGCATGCATTTCTCTCTTGGCGCTGGGTGTAGTGCTGCAGCAGGACCTATTGGTAGAGTGCTAGAAGCAGATATGCGTGCTGGAGACAGGGGTTCTGGAATGTGCTATACATACAGTTGTAGCAAAG GTGCATTTGTAGGAGTATCATTAGAAGGAAATGTTGTTGCCACAAGGATGGATACAAATCTTCAATTTTATGGCGACCCTTACCTGACGACTAATGATATACTTCTTGGGACAGTGGAAAGACCAAAGGCCGCGGAGCCCCTGTATGGGGCCCTTCAATCCCTCTACTCCAGTCTACAGTCCTAG